TGATTTATAATCAAAAAGTTGTTGTTcttgatgaggaagatgagggtTTGGATGAATTTGAAGAGGAGAATTGGGGATTAAAATGGGGATTATTCAAGTTTTTAATTGTGTTGTGTTCTGTGTTTTTCTGTACAATGTGCATATGTTCTATGAATTCTTCTTCTTTAATGGTTAAGCAAGAATTTAAGGGTGTTGGAATTGAGTATAAACAAATTGTTAACATGGGTTTTAAGATTGTTTCATTGAGGAGTCTTGATTCTGGAAGTTTAGTCTTGGGTGGAAAAAACGGTTCAGATTCGGGTTTGGTTGAACTCGATTATTCTGGTTTAGAATTTGATGAGAATTTGAGTGGAAGTGTTGAGGATGATGAGACTGAAATTCTGACAAAGGTCAAGTCTTTGGATGATTACTATCAGATTCGACCTCGATTGGAGGATGAGTTTGCAGTAACCAATGTTGCATTAGAAGCTGATCAGAAAAATGTGAGCCGGCCTCGATTGGAGGATGAGTTTGGAGTAAACAATGTTGTATTAGAACTGGTTGAAGGGCCTAGAAGTGAAGACTTTAGTGGGGTAGTGTTAGGAAGTGTAGTCGATAATTCTGCTGACGTTCCTGATTTTAAGGCGATAGACGAGGAAATTAGGGTTGATTTTGATAATGTGGGTGTTGAGGAACATGAGATTGCTGATGCGAGGATTGAGTATTATCAAGCTGAAATTGAAGCGCAGATGGCTGCATCAGAACTAAGTGAGGCTCCTGATGTTGAACTGCCCTATGTGGGTGATGATGAACATGAGATTGCTGATGCGAGGATGGCTGCATCAGAATTAAGTGAGGCTCCTGATGTTGAAGTTCCCAATGTGGTTGAGAAGAAAAGCGGGATTGCTGATGCGAAGATTGAGTATTATCAAGCTGAAATTGAAGTTCAGCAGATGGTTGCATCAGAACAAAGTGAGGCTCCTGATGTTGAGGATTTGGTTGGTATGCCTAGTTCTGAAGTAAAATCTAATAAGACGGTAGAAGGGGAAATTCGGGCTCATTTTGATAAGGGATTGGAAGACATTGAAGCGAAATCAAAGCAAGATTCTAGGCTGACATTCAGTGAGCTGATATGGCCTGTGATATCACCACTGGTTGCTTTCGGTTTACTGTCATCATTGGTTTGGAGATTCTATTGTAAGTGTAAAAGGGCGTCTTCTAAGACTCGATCCTCAAATGTGAAGTTTGGCTCTAATATCGGAACAGCTGGGAGAATCAGGCAAGGGTTGCCTCCTAAATCAGGAGAGAAAACTGATAGATATCGACAGTTGAATGCTTCATCAGTTCGGAAAATTGATCATTCTGAAGTGAGCCCTCCATTAAGTGCTAATCCAGTGGAAATTCTTGAGAGGGATGTTCATACAATCATTCCAAAGGTGAAGCAACTCGGGGAGTTCGAGGTTGGAGTAGAGTTTACTCATTTACTCAAGACTTATCCTTTGAGAGATGAAACCATGTGTTCCACTCCTGATATAAAGGGCGCAACTAGGCGAACTTCAGTTTCTAGCTCCGGTTTATCAACATCTGAATCTTATTCACGTGGTAGCTACGTTCCTCAGGACACCACCTCTATGAAGAAGGTCAGTAACACAAGCCTTCGATTCTTAGTTAACTTTGTATATTAAGTTCTGTTTGGCCTCGTTGTTCCTTTGTGCATCATTTTTATCCTAGTGCATCTCATTATCGGCAAATGACAGGTAGTGAAAAATGAGCAATATTGCGTAATGTCATCAAAATTCAGAACCAAAGAATAGTGAACCTGTACGGGATTAAGTACAGGTTCCAATCATAACGTCCTATACCGCTTTGTTTAGACCTGTTTCACTATTACTGCAAGCATTACTGTATTCTGAATCTGGTACTGCGTACCGTTTATTGTACAGGAAGAATACAATCCAGTAGTAAAATGATGCTTATTATTTCCTTTGTGTGTTATTTTCTACACAGGATGGCAGAGAGGAAGTGAGCAGCAAGGCAACTCCTACACCAAGGAGATCGACTCGACTACGGAGCAAAGGGGTAACATCTCCATGATGCTAAACATTCAGCAATTCAAGCCTTAGTAGTAGCATCAGATTTTCAGTTGCTCTTACTGAAATTTTAGTTAACAAATCTCAACTGTTGGAAACTTTAGTTAACAATCTTTTGTACTAATTTCATCGTAATTACCGGATTTGCTATATAATTCAAATCTGGTAACCCTGATTTGAACTATTGGTGGAATGTTAGTGTCAAATTGAATTCCTTTAGCAAGAAAAGTAGCACATATACTAATCTATGTGTGCCCCATGTTATCTTTAGTGAAATGAAATGAACTTGGACAAAATATGATCATTCTTAAGAAACTTCATTTTCTGTTTCATTTTCTAGGACAGTGATCCTAGTCTCCTAGCTTCTAATCATTGTATTTACATAATCCCGGAAATTTTTGAGAAACGGTATTTTACTAGCTTATTAAATTTAATCATCTCCATGATGATTAAAGTCTGAAGTCCGGTTCCCACGCTCATGGCTGAACCACTCATTTGACATTTATCAACTAGTTAATAGTTAGTTAGTTAACTATGTGTAACTAACTAACTATTAACGAAGTAACTAACCATCTAGTACATAGATTTAAGTGATTAAGTTGGATGTAACTCGATAAGGCCGATGTGCCATAGAATAGCTCAAAAAGTAAAGTTTCTTTAATTTATATATTTGAAGCACAAATTATCTGAAGACACTGTATTTACATAACTTAGGGAAAGACGGGTTCGTTAATCAATAAAAACCCAATAACTTTTCAGTGCAAGTTTATGCTTCATACCTGATATTTTCAATTTACAACTTCATACGGAGTATAATTTTGTTTTAAGAATTTACACAATTAAATAGTATTTAGGTTTTGATATTAAATCATCAAGTCATAATAAAAACATTAAGTTTTGGAAATAGAATttgtttataaaaaaaaaaaaaaaaaaaaagacacaaTTTAGTTTTGGACTTAATTCGCTTTTCCTAAAGTGTAGAGGAAGACGGTTTCTTTTAATAGGGAGACCGTCTTTCAATAAACTTTTGAGAGACCGTCTTTCCATAACCTTCCACGAGAAACtcccgccgccgccgccgccgcaaTTTCTTCATATCTACTCCGTAGCATATTCACTGGTAAAtccttcatcttttttttttacttttttttagtaTTCGTTTGTTAACGATTATTGATTCGATTGAATTGCTTGCTTTGAATCATTACTTACAAAATTAATTTCATTGTTTGTCAATTATGAATTTCAATTAATTAATTCCCCCAATCTAATCCACAAACCCTAATTTCCAACATCATTCATCTACAAACCCTAATTCCCCCAATCTAATCcacaaaccctaatttcctaCCGAATTACTTCCAAATTTGACGGCATATTGGGGATATATGTCAATAGATACTCCGTAGTTATATCTGGAATTGGGAAACTAATTTTattagggcattagcaatagatgaACCTTCAATAGGTTTGTTCTCATGCCACATAAGATAATATACAAACTCATTTATTTGCGAACTTCATACCAACAATAGATAAACCTATTCAAGGTTCATAACATGGCCTACTGTACTATTTCTTCTCTCACATTCTCTCTCCATAAACCTGGATACTATATTGTAACCCCTCTCATCCATGAACCTCAACACCCATGTCCAACAATAGAGGGTTTGTAGACAAACCTCTAAAATAATGGACACATCATCTTACAAACCTTTTGACAAACCTCTATTGCTAGTGCCCTTAGGATTAGGAGATACTCCCTCCGTCACGGTCAattattgtcttttgattttggcacaaagaccaaggagagGGGAAGAGCCCAATTACtagatgacaagtggaataaattaagtattaatgatcaaattactcatcaagttcattctaaaaatagaaatgacaacaattgattgagacacccaaaaatagaaaatgacaacaaatcccctatttactaaatgaataggcgcctaaaacatatttcctagaatagtgcttggtatttttagcatatactataAGTGTCGACATGAAAAGTTATAAATTgatataatcttttgtatttaaatatttataacatttaatatttcacattctgCACAACTTTATCTCCGATTTTTTTAGGATAAggaaactctttttttttttttaaaaactttttgataaaaatttattgactttttatgataagaagttgcggctaaaaaatataatattagtaaatatttgttaaaattattgacttttcatgataaaaatttgcagctaaaaaatatgttattagtaaatattcgtaaattaacatcattaatttctcggtaaaaaaaatcaaaaaaaaaatactcattttattacttcttacgatttaaatttttatttatttctctaatcaaaatacGTTAatgagaaacatgaaaaataagtgaattatc
The Silene latifolia isolate original U9 population chromosome 11, ASM4854445v1, whole genome shotgun sequence genome window above contains:
- the LOC141611124 gene encoding uncharacterized protein LOC141611124; this translates as MENSNKTVNHSFSGNNENESESLRNSQQKNKNFMSPTISASSKFNSTPNKKVLGEWKSPKSDLGKLGNSNSGSRKSLPKIPLISPKNVVHSPKNNDEFVHGDDSVLPYDPLTNYLSPRPRFLRYRPNRRREILVKTGEKTDTDSDSNSDSDSCIDSLSKEESEEIVIYNQKVVVLDEEDEGLDEFEEENWGLKWGLFKFLIVLCSVFFCTMCICSMNSSSLMVKQEFKGVGIEYKQIVNMGFKIVSLRSLDSGSLVLGGKNGSDSGLVELDYSGLEFDENLSGSVEDDETEILTKVKSLDDYYQIRPRLEDEFAVTNVALEADQKNVSRPRLEDEFGVNNVVLELVEGPRSEDFSGVVLGSVVDNSADVPDFKAIDEEIRVDFDNVGVEEHEIADARIEYYQAEIEAQMAASELSEAPDVELPYVGDDEHEIADARMAASELSEAPDVEVPNVVEKKSGIADAKIEYYQAEIEVQQMVASEQSEAPDVEDLVGMPSSEVKSNKTVEGEIRAHFDKGLEDIEAKSKQDSRLTFSELIWPVISPLVAFGLLSSLVWRFYCKCKRASSKTRSSNVKFGSNIGTAGRIRQGLPPKSGEKTDRYRQLNASSVRKIDHSEVSPPLSANPVEILERDVHTIIPKVKQLGEFEVGVEFTHLLKTYPLRDETMCSTPDIKGATRRTSVSSSGLSTSESYSRGSYVPQDTTSMKKDGREEVSSKATPTPRRSTRLRSKGVTSP